Within Caulobacter segnis, the genomic segment TGCCCAAGTACGGCGAGCCGGCGCGTCTCTACTGCCCGGCCGGGGTCTACGAGGTGCTCTACAACGAGCAGGGCCAGGATCCGCGCTTCCAGATCAACGCCCAGAACTGCGTCCACTGCAAAACCTGCGATATCAAGGACCCGTCGCAGAACATCGTCTGGACCACGCCGGAAGGCGGCGGCGGACCGAACTATCCGAACATGTAGGGATGCATGTGGAGATGAGAGCCTCCCGGCCGCTGCCGGGAGGCTTTTTCTTGCGGACCAAGGGGAAACCGCCGAGGGTGGCCGGATGACGCGTATCCAAGTCCTCCTCGCCTGTGTTTCGGTTTCCGCCCTGGCCGCCTGTTCGACCGCGCCCAGCCAGATCACGATGCGCGGGCCGGTCAACGCCAGTTCGGCGATGTTCGACACCCGCACATCCTACGGCCAGTTCCTGGCCGGCCAGGCGGCTCTGCGCGACGGCAAGTCTAAGGAGGCCGCCGGCTATTTCGGCACGGCCGCCGTGCTGGGCGACGATCCGGGCCTGATCCAGGAGCGCTCGTTCACCGCTTTGCTGTTGGCCGGCGAGATCAGCCGCGCCGCCGCCGCCGCGCCGACCGATCCGGATGCGACCGAAGCGGTCAAGCGCCTGGGCGTGCTGACCCGCGTCGTCGAGTCCATCGCGATCGGCAAGGGCAAGGACGCCCAGGCCCTGCTGAAGGCCGAGCCGCCCGGCTTCCCGCACCAGCAGGCCGCCGCGCTGCTGGCGCCCTGGGCCGCTGCCGCCGCCGGGGACCGCGAGGGCGCGATCGTCCAGCCAACCCTGCGCAACGACAAGCTGGTCCAGTTCTTCGGCCAGCAGGGCCAGGCGCGCCTGTTCGAGCGGGCCAAGCGCTATGACGAGGCCGAGACCGACTACAAGGCCCTGACCGCCAGCGCCGCGACGGCCAGCATCTTCACCCTGGACTACGGCGGCTTCCTGGAGCGTCGCAAGCGCCACGCTGACGCCGTGGCGCTGTACGACACGGCCTTGCGGGCCGCGCCTGCCGACCAGGGCCTGCTGAAGGCCCGAGCCCGGGCCGCCGCCAAGGGCGCGCCGCCGCCGCTGCCGACCGTCCGCCAGGGGGCGGCCGAGGGCCTGGTGGCCTGCGCCGCGACCTTCGCCGGCGAGCGCCAGACCCAGTTCGCCCTGGCCTATCTGCGCCTGGCCCTGCGCCTGGATCCGGCCCGCGACGAGGCCTGGGTGCTGGTCGGTGACTTGCTGAACCAGAACCAGGACCCGCAGGGCGCCATCGAGGCCTATGCGCATGTCGCGCCGGGCTCGCCGCACTACGCTTCGGCCCAGAGCAAGACGGCCTGGGCGTGGAACGACATCGGCGACAAGGCCAAGGCGCTGGAGGTGGCGCGCGCCACCGCGATCGCCGTTCCGAACGATCGCGACGCCGCCGTGGCCCTGGCCGACCTGCTGCGCGCGGGCGGGCAGTGGAACGAGTCCGTGGCCGTGCTGGACCCGATCATCGCGCGCGAGAGCGCCTCGCCCGACTGGCGGCTGCTGTATCTGCGCGCCGTGGCGCTGGAACAGGCCAAGCGCTGGCCCGAGGCCGAGCGTGACCTGCAGGCGGCGCTGAAGATCAATCCGGACGAGCCCGAGCTGCTGAACTTCCTGGGCTACAGCTGGATCGACCGCAACGAGCACCTGGCCGATGCGATGGGCATGGTCCAGAAGGCCGTCGCCGCCCGCCCGCAGTCGGGCGCCATGCTCGACTCGCTGGGCTGGGCCTATTACCGCCTGGGCGACTACAAGACCGCCGTCGAGAAGCTGGAGGCGGCCGTCGAGATGGAGCCGGGCGATCCGGACGTGAACGGCCATCTGGGCGACGCCTACTGGAAGGTGGGTCGCGCCACCGAGGCCCGCTTCCAGTGGCAGCGGGTGCTGAGCCTGGAGCCCGACGACAAGCAGAAGGCCGAGGCCGAGGCCAAGCTGAAGGATGGCCTGGGCGTGATGGGGGCGGCGACCAAGTCGACGGTGGCGCACAACTGAGCTATCGGCGTTGATCCGTCGTCCCAGCTGAGTCCGAGAGATCATGCGGCTGCCCCTCGCCACCCTGGCCGCTTTCGCACCCGCCAAGGTCAATCTGTTCCTGCACGTGGGCGGGCCGGACGCCGAGGGCTATCACCCGATCGCCAGCCTGATGGTGTTCGCCGACGTCGGCGACCAGATCGCGATCCAGCCTAACGACGCGCCGGCCTTCGAGACGTGCGGGCCGTTCGGGGCCGCAATCCCGGTCGACGGCGACAATCTGGTGGTTCGCGCGGCCAGGGCCTTTCACGTCAAGTTGGCCGGGCCGGTCCCACCATACCGCCTGATCCTGGACAAGCGCCTGCCGATCGCGGCGGGCCTGGGCGGCGGCTCCAGCGACGCCGGCGCGGCCCTCAAGCTGCTGCGCGACGCCCTGGCCCCCGAGCTCTCCGACGACGACCTGGAGCCGCTGGCCGCCAGTTTGGGCGCGGACGGCGCGGCCTGCCTGCGGGCCACGGCCCTGATGGCCGAGGGGCGAGGGGAGATCCTGTCGTCAGCGCCGAAGCTGCCCGACCTGAACGCCGTGCTGGTCAATCCCGGCGCGCCGTCGCCCACGGGCGCGGTCTATCGCGCCTATGACGCGGCCGTGCATCCGGACGGGGCCGAGCGGCCGTTCCTGCCCGCCGATCTGGAGAGCGCCGAGGAGCTCGCCGCCTGGTTGGCCGTCGCCACGCGCAACGATCTTGAAGCCCCCGCCGTCGCCCTGGAGCCCCGCATCGGCGAGGTGCTGGACGTTCTGCGCGAGGAGCCCGAAAGTCTGCTGGTCCGCATGTCGGGCTCGGGGGCGACCTGCTTCGCCCTCTGCGCCGGCGACATCGAGGCCGAGACCCTGGCCGAGCGCCTGCAGGCGATACGGCCGGACTGGTGGGTGCGGCGCTGCCGCCTGAGCTGAGGAGCTACGAATGAAGCGCCGTGACGTTCTCGCCGCCCTTGGTGGGCTGGCCGCCGCGCCGGGCGTCGCCTCAGCCCAGGTGCTGAACCTGCCGCCGACGCCGATCGTGCCCGGACCGGGCGACGTCCTGGTCAGCCTGGACACCAGCCTGGGCGCGATCATCATCGCCCTGAAGGCCAGGCAGGCCCCGCTGACCACGGCCAACTTCCTGCAGTATGTCGATCAGAAGCTCTACGACGGCGCCAGCTTCTGGCGCGCGGCCAAGGCCCCCAGTTCGGTCGACTACGGCCTGATCGAGGGCGGCTTGCAAGGTGATCCCACGAAGGTGCTCAAGCCCGTGGCCCACGAGCCGACGACCCAGACGGGCCTGCGCCATGTCGACGGCACGGTGTCGCTGGCCCGCAAGGCGCCGGGCACGGGCGACAGCGACTTCTTCGTCTGCGTGGGCGAGGCGCCGTACCTGGACGCCAATCCGGCCGCCAATCCCGCCGATGGGGGCGACAACCTGGGCTTCGCCGCCTTCGGTCAGGTGATCAAGGGCATGGAGATCGTCCGCAAGATCCTGAACCTGCCCACGCCCGGCGAGGCGACCAATCCGGTGATGAAGGGACAGATGCTGCTGCCCGTCGTGCCGATCACGACGGCGCGGCGGATCTAGATCCGGCCGACGCGACGGATCAGTTCGGCCAGATCGGGCGGGAAGATCGCCTCATTGCTCGCGGCGATCTCGTCGGCGGTCCACCAGCGGATGGCGCACATCACCTGGCGCTCGGCCTCGTCCAGCCCGATGAGCCGCGGCGCGGACGCCTCGCAACGGGCCAGGAAAAAGATGTCGGTGTTCTCCAGCGGCGCGCCCTCGTGCTCGAAGACCGCGCGGGCCTCGTGGATTGGACCGGTCAGCACGAGGTCGAGCCCGAGCTCTTCCAATAGTTCGCGCCGCGCCGCCGTGAGTGGATCCTCATCTGCCTCCAGCCCGCCGCCGGGCGTCGCCCAGAATGTGAAGCCGCCGTTCCGTCTTGTGATCTCGAAACGGATCAATAGCGCTCGGTCGTTCTCGTCGAGCAGCACGACCCGCGCGGCGCGTTGCTTTCGCAAGGGGGCGGCGGGATCCATGGCGGGACCATGGAGCTGCTCTCGAAAGCCGGCAAGGAGAGTCGCAAAGAGAAAGGGCGCGGAGATCGCTCTCCGCGCCCTTCGGCCTTGGGTGAAGCGCTACGCCAGCCTTAGCTGTGGTAGGCGCGTTCGCCGTGTTCCGAGATGTCCAGGCCTTCTTCCTCGGCTTCCGGCGACGCCTTCAGGCCGATGATCAGCTTGATCACGAAGAACACGATCAGCGAGGCGACCAGCGACCAGACGACCGTGACGCAGACGCCCTTCAGCTGGGCCAGCACTTGCGTACCCAGGTTGTAGACGGCGTTGTCGCAGGTCGAGATGTCGCCGTCCTTGGCGCAGCTCGTGTAGTCGACGATGCCGGCGCCGCCCCAGGCGGGGTTGACCAGCAGGCCGGTGCCGATGGCGCCGACGATGCCGCCGATGCCGTGGATGCCGAAGGCGTCCAGGCTGTCGTCGTATTTGAAGGCGTTCTTCACGACCGAGCAGAAGAAGATGCAGATCGGCGAGACGACCAGGCCCAGGATCACCGAGCCCATCGGACCGGCGAAACCGGCGGCCGGGGTGACGGCGACCAGGCCGGCGACGATGCCCGAGGCCAGGCCCAGGGCCGACGGCTTACCGCGGGTGGCCCATTCGACGATGATCCACGACAGGCCGGCGGCGGCGGTGGCGACGAAGGTGTTGATCATGGCCAGCGAGGCGTAGCCGTTCGATTCCAGGTTCGAGCCGGCGTTGAAGCCGAACCAGCCCACCCACAGCAGACCGGCGCCGACGAGGGTCAGGGTCAGCGAGTGCGGGGGCATCGGCTCCTTGCCGAAGCCTTGGCGCTTGCCCAGGACCAGGGCGCCGACCAGGGCCGCGATACCCGCATTGATGTGGACGACGGTGCCACCGGCGAAGTCCAGGGCGCCGAAGCCCCAGATCAGGCCCGACTTGACGGCCGCGGTCGGCGCCGTGGCGATCGCGTCGGGACCCGGCCACCACCAGACCATGTGGGCCATCGGATAGTACGACAGCAGCGGCCACAGGACGGCGAAGGCGACGATGGCGGCGAACTTCATGCGCTCGACCAGCGAACCGACCACCAGGGCGGCGGTGATGGCCGCGAAGGTCGACTGGAACGAGACGAAGGTGAACTCGGGGATCACCACGCCGGTCGAGAACGTCGCGACGTTGCTGGCCGGGGTCACGTCCTTCAGGAACAGACGGCTGAAGCCGCCGACGAAGGTGTCGAGGCCGCCGCCGTCGGTGAAGGCGAAGCTGTAGCCCCATAGCACCCAGGCGACAAAGCCGATCAGGGCGACGGTCGAGACCTGCATCATGACCGACAGCATGTTCTTGGCGCGTACCAGGCCGCCGTAGAACAGGGCCAGGCCCGGCAGGATCATCAGCAGGACCAGCAGCGAGGAGGTCAGCATCCACGCGTTGTCGCCCTTGTCGTTCTTGTCGACGATGGCGGGCGCCGGAGCGGCGGCGGGCGCGGGCGCGGGCGTGGCGGCCGGAGCCGGCGCGGCCTCGGCGGGCGCGGCAGCGGCGGCGGCCGGGGCGGGCGCGGCTTCCTGAGCGAAGGCGGTCGCTCCCAGCGGAGCCCCCGCGATGGTCGCGGCGAGCAAGAGCCCGGCCAGCGGTTTAAAGGTGAGTTTCATCGTCGGTATCCCCTTTTCCCGATGCGTTACAGAGCGGCCGAACCGGTTTCGCCGGTGCGGATGCGGACGGCTTCCTCGACATTGAGGACGAAGATCTTGCCGTCACCGATCTTGCCGGTGGCCGCGGCGGCCTTGACCGCCTCGACGGCCTTGGCGGCGGACGCATCGTCCACGACCGCTTCGAGCTTCACTTTGGGCACGAAATTCACCTGGTACTCGGCGCCCCGGTAGATCTCGGTCTGGCCCTTCTGGCGTCCGTAGCCCTTCACTTCCGACACCGTCAGACCTTCGACGCCGGCGGCGACGAGCGCTTCGCGCACCTCGTCCAGCTTGAAGGGTTTGACGACCGCTATGATCAGTTTCATCCGCCTTGCTCCGACCCGCTGCGCGCGGGCTTGCTTTGCTTGGTTGGTCGAAAGCGAAACCCGCCCCCGATGTGATCACCGCCGACGCCGCCATCACGCGCTGCATCGTTTCCCCGGCGCGGCCACGCTATCGGCGACGGTTCCATGACGGGCCCCGGGTGCAAGGTTTTGGAAACGAAATAGGCAAGGCGCCTAAAAAGCGTGCGCTCGGCGCTTCGATTGCGTCAGAAACCGGCGATTTTGACCCACGGGACGGTAGTGGCGCGCTGGGGGGACCTTGTCTTAGGCTGCGGGAATCCTATCGCCCCGCTTCGGAGCCAACCCAATGCCGCCCCTCGTCATGAAGATCGCGCCCTGGGCGCTGCTGGTGATGTCCAACGTCTTCATGACCTTCGCCTGGTACGGTCACTTGAAGGGCAAGCCGATGGCGCTGCCGGTGGCGATCCTGTCCAGCTGGTTGATCGCGCTTCCCGAGTACATGCTGGCCGTTCCGGCCAATCGCATCGGCCACAACATATATTCGACAGCCGAGTTGAAGGTCGGGCAGGAGATGATCACCTTGCTGGTCTTCACCCTGTTCTCGTATTTCTACCTCGGCGAGGCGATCAAGCTGTCGACCATCGCTGGGTTCGCGCTGATCGTCTCCGGCGTCGCGGTCGTCTTCTATTTTCGGTGAAGCTTATCCATGATCACGAGCCTGTGATCATGGAACCGACTCCCCGGTCCGGGCGTACACCGCTCGAACCGAGAGGAACTCAACCATGACCACTCATCGTCTTCTGACCGCCGCCGCCGCCATCGCGCTGCTGGCCGGCGCCGCCCACGCTCAAACGTCCAGCCCGGCCGCCGCTCCGGCGCCCGCCGCGCAGGCGCCGGCCGCCGCTTCGCCCGTCGTGGCCAAGGGCGACCTGATCGACACCGCCACGGCCTCGGGCCAGTTCACGACCTTCCTGAAAGCCGTTTCGGCCGTGAACCTCACCAGCGTCCTGAAGACCAATCAGAACCTGACCCTGTTCGCCCCGACCGACGCGGCCTTCGCGGCCCTGCCGGCCGGCGAGCTGGACAAGCTGATGCTGCCCGAGAACGGGCCGCTTCTGCAGAAGGTGCTGACCTATCACCTGATCAACGCCAAGGTGGACTCGACCAAGATCAAGGGCGCCAAGGGTGAGGTGAAGAGCGTCGAGGGCTCGCCCCTGCTGCTGGACGGCAGCGGCGCCCAGCCCAAG encodes:
- a CDS encoding DMT family protein, with translation MPPLVMKIAPWALLVMSNVFMTFAWYGHLKGKPMALPVAILSSWLIALPEYMLAVPANRIGHNIYSTAELKVGQEMITLLVFTLFSYFYLGEAIKLSTIAGFALIVSGVAVVFYFR
- a CDS encoding NUDIX domain-containing protein, whose amino-acid sequence is MDPAAPLRKQRAARVVLLDENDRALLIRFEITRRNGGFTFWATPGGGLEADEDPLTAARRELLEELGLDLVLTGPIHEARAVFEHEGAPLENTDIFFLARCEASAPRLIGLDEAERQVMCAIRWWTADEIAASNEAIFPPDLAELIRRVGRI
- a CDS encoding tetratricopeptide repeat protein, translated to MTRIQVLLACVSVSALAACSTAPSQITMRGPVNASSAMFDTRTSYGQFLAGQAALRDGKSKEAAGYFGTAAVLGDDPGLIQERSFTALLLAGEISRAAAAAPTDPDATEAVKRLGVLTRVVESIAIGKGKDAQALLKAEPPGFPHQQAAALLAPWAAAAAGDREGAIVQPTLRNDKLVQFFGQQGQARLFERAKRYDEAETDYKALTASAATASIFTLDYGGFLERRKRHADAVALYDTALRAAPADQGLLKARARAAAKGAPPPLPTVRQGAAEGLVACAATFAGERQTQFALAYLRLALRLDPARDEAWVLVGDLLNQNQDPQGAIEAYAHVAPGSPHYASAQSKTAWAWNDIGDKAKALEVARATAIAVPNDRDAAVALADLLRAGGQWNESVAVLDPIIARESASPDWRLLYLRAVALEQAKRWPEAERDLQAALKINPDEPELLNFLGYSWIDRNEHLADAMGMVQKAVAARPQSGAMLDSLGWAYYRLGDYKTAVEKLEAAVEMEPGDPDVNGHLGDAYWKVGRATEARFQWQRVLSLEPDDKQKAEAEAKLKDGLGVMGAATKSTVAHN
- a CDS encoding ammonium transporter, yielding MKLTFKPLAGLLLAATIAGAPLGATAFAQEAAPAPAAAAAAPAEAAPAPAATPAPAPAAAPAPAIVDKNDKGDNAWMLTSSLLVLLMILPGLALFYGGLVRAKNMLSVMMQVSTVALIGFVAWVLWGYSFAFTDGGGLDTFVGGFSRLFLKDVTPASNVATFSTGVVIPEFTFVSFQSTFAAITAALVVGSLVERMKFAAIVAFAVLWPLLSYYPMAHMVWWWPGPDAIATAPTAAVKSGLIWGFGALDFAGGTVVHINAGIAALVGALVLGKRQGFGKEPMPPHSLTLTLVGAGLLWVGWFGFNAGSNLESNGYASLAMINTFVATAAAGLSWIIVEWATRGKPSALGLASGIVAGLVAVTPAAGFAGPMGSVILGLVVSPICIFFCSVVKNAFKYDDSLDAFGIHGIGGIVGAIGTGLLVNPAWGGAGIVDYTSCAKDGDISTCDNAVYNLGTQVLAQLKGVCVTVVWSLVASLIVFFVIKLIIGLKASPEAEEEGLDISEHGERAYHS
- a CDS encoding P-II family nitrogen regulator; amino-acid sequence: MKLIIAVVKPFKLDEVREALVAAGVEGLTVSEVKGYGRQKGQTEIYRGAEYQVNFVPKVKLEAVVDDASAAKAVEAVKAAAATGKIGDGKIFVLNVEEAVRIRTGETGSAAL
- a CDS encoding 4-(cytidine 5'-diphospho)-2-C-methyl-D-erythritol kinase, giving the protein MRLPLATLAAFAPAKVNLFLHVGGPDAEGYHPIASLMVFADVGDQIAIQPNDAPAFETCGPFGAAIPVDGDNLVVRAARAFHVKLAGPVPPYRLILDKRLPIAAGLGGGSSDAGAALKLLRDALAPELSDDDLEPLAASLGADGAACLRATALMAEGRGEILSSAPKLPDLNAVLVNPGAPSPTGAVYRAYDAAVHPDGAERPFLPADLESAEELAAWLAVATRNDLEAPAVALEPRIGEVLDVLREEPESLLVRMSGSGATCFALCAGDIEAETLAERLQAIRPDWWVRRCRLS
- a CDS encoding peptidylprolyl isomerase; translation: MKRRDVLAALGGLAAAPGVASAQVLNLPPTPIVPGPGDVLVSLDTSLGAIIIALKARQAPLTTANFLQYVDQKLYDGASFWRAAKAPSSVDYGLIEGGLQGDPTKVLKPVAHEPTTQTGLRHVDGTVSLARKAPGTGDSDFFVCVGEAPYLDANPAANPADGGDNLGFAAFGQVIKGMEIVRKILNLPTPGEATNPVMKGQMLLPVVPITTARRI